One Scyliorhinus canicula chromosome 9, sScyCan1.1, whole genome shotgun sequence DNA segment encodes these proteins:
- the LOC119971832 gene encoding dispanin subfamily A member 2b-like, with product MENKMNQPMFDSGVHAFQGPHHTVEVPTSTVTMGVRTLPVKDHILWSIFNFVYCNFCCLGFLALIFSVKSRDRKVLGDIYGAENYSSTSKTLNIAATFLSILVFVIIFGLLVAGVISIRPH from the exons ATGGAGAACAAAATGAACCAGCCTATGTTCGACAGCGGGGTCCATGCTTTCCAGGGGCCGCACCACACCGTGGAGGTGCCCACCAGCACGGTGACGATGGGAGTCCGTACTCTGCCGGTTAAAGACCACATCCTCTGGTCTATTTTCAACTTCGTTTACTGTAACTTTTGTTGCCTTGGATTCCTGGCTTTGATATTTTCAGTTAAG TCTAGAGATCGTAAAGTTCTGGGAGATATTTATGGGGCTGAAAATTACAGCTCTACATCAAAAACCTTGAATATAGCTGCAACATTTCTGTCTATCCTTGTGTTTGTCATCATCTTTGGGCTGTTAGTTGCTGGGGTGATCAGCATTCGCCCTCATTGA